CCGGCCGCCAGCCATGGTGCTCGACCACCGCCGCCATCATCGGCAGGAAGACCAACTGGCCGGTGGCGGAACTGGCCGTCAGGATGCCCATCGCCAGCCCACGGTGCGTGGTGAACCAGCGGTTGACCACGGTCGCGCCGAGCGTGATCGCCGCCACACCCGTGCCGCCGCCCACCATCACGCCCCACAGCAGCACCATCTGCCACGGCTGGCGCATCATGGCCGACAGCGCCGTCCCCGCGATCAGCACCGCCAGCGCCCCCAGTACCGTCGGCCGGATGCCGAAATACTGCATCGCCGCCGCCGCGAACGGCCCGGTCAGCCCATACAGGGCGATGCCGATGGAGATCGCCAGCGAGATCGTGCCGCGGCTCCAGCCGAACTCGTGCTCGAGCGGCAGCATCATCACGCTGGGCGTGGCGCGCGTGCCGGCGGCGCACAGGAGGACCAGGAACACCACGGCCAGGGCGATCCAGCCGTAATGGAAGCGGGGAGCGATGAGACGGGCGAGTCGCTGCATGGCGTGCGTCCGAGGATTGTTGTGGGGCGATTCACGCATTATTCGTTACCGGTCGGTAACAACGTGCTTGCGATGGTAGGTACCGGTCGGTAACATGTCAAGCGGCAAATATCACCGACGCGGCTGGGGGCTTGTTCCCGGCCGCGTCGCCAGCAGGAGCATCGATCATGGCAGCACGCGGGCCGCGCGCCCTTTCCTCCACCGACAACCCCGGAGCGACCACCTCGCGCCGCATCAGCGGCGAGGCCGCGCAGGCCAGCCTGTTGGAGGCGGCACGGGAGCTGTTCTATTACGAGGGCGTGCGCGCCGTGGGCGTGGAGGCCGTGGTGGAGCGGGCGGGCGTCAACAAGATGAGCCTGTATCGGCAGTTCAAGTCCAAGGACGATCTCGTGCTCGCCTACCTCGCGCGCAGCGACGAGAACTTCTGGGGCTATTTCAACGCCAGCATGGACGCCCACCCCGGCGATGCGCGCGCCCAGTTGCTGCAGTTCTTCATTGACCTGTCGGGGCGGGCCGGCGCGGCGGGCTACCGAGGCTGCCCGTTCGTCAACGTGGCGGCGGAGTTTCCCGACCCGTCGCATCCCGCGCGGCAGTTCGTCGAGCGCAACAAGTCGCAACTGCTGGCGCGCCTGCGCGAGCGCGCCGCGGCTGCCGGCGCCACCGACCCGGATGCGCTCGCCGACGATCTCGCCTTTCTGATCGAAGGCGCCTACGCCGCCAGCCAGACCTTCGGCGCCGGCGCGCCGCGCCTGCTGCGCAGCCTGCCGCGCACGGCCGCCGCGCTGCTGGACGCCGCCATTCCCGCGCGCCAGGCTGCCTGAGGGCCCGCTGGCCGCACGCCGGATGTTGTAGCGGCGTCACGCTCGCGCCGGGCACGTTCGATGCCGCTACACTCGCGGCATTGCTGTCTCGGCTGCTTCTGTTCCTGTTCCGCTTCCATGACGTCCCCACACTCTGCGCTGTCTTCCCTTCGTCCCACGCCGGCCGCGCCGGCACAGCCGCTGTCGCTGCCGGCCGCGCTGTCGCAGGCGCAACGCGCGCTCGACCGCATCGTGCTCGGCAAGCCGCTGCAGATCCGGCTGGCGCTGGCGTGCCTGCTCGCGCGCGGGCACCTGCTGCTGGAAGACCTGCCCGGCGTCGGCAAGACCACGCTGGCGCACGCGCTGGCCCGCACGCTGGGGCTGCAATACCAGCGCGTGCAGTTCACCAGCGACCTGCTGCCGGCTGACCTGATCGGCGTGTCGATCTACCTGAAGGAGAAGGGCGCGTTCGAATTCCATCCCGGCCCGCTGTTCGCCCAGGTGGTGCTGGCCGACGAGATCAACCGCGCCACGCCCAAGGCGCAGAGCGCGCTGCTTGAGGCGATGGCCGAAGGGCAGGTGACGCACGACGGCGCGACCTATCCGCTGCCCGAGCCGTTTTTCGTCATCGCCACGCAGAACCCGCTCAACCAGATCGGCACGCATCCGCTGCCGGAGTCGCAACTGGACCGCTTCACGATGCGGCTCTCGCTCGGCTACCCGGACCAGCGTTCGGAGCGCGCCCTCTACCTGGGCGGCGGCGCGGCGCAGGACATCGAGCCGGCGCTGACCGCCGCGCAGGTGGTGGCGCTGCAGGCCGCGACGGATGCCGTGCATGTGGCCCCCGCGCTGGTCGACTACGTGCTCGCGCTGGTCAACGCCACGCGCACCGACGCGCAGGTGCAGATGGGATTGTCGCCGCGCGCCGGGCTGGCGCTGCTGGCGGCCGCGCGGGCGTGGGCGTTGATCGACGGCCGCGATGCCGTGCTGCCCGAAGACGTGCAGGCCGTGTTCAATGCCGTGGCCGCGCACCGGCTGCTGCCGACCGGCGGCACGCTGTCGGCCACTGCGCTGGCGCAGCGGCTGCTCGATACCGTCGCCATTCCCTGAGCGCGCCATGCCGCTGTTGAGCGCATTGCTGCGCGCGCTGCCGGGCCTGCGCTTCGTGCGCGAGCGCGTGCAGCGCTTTCTGTCGCGCCCGCGCCGGCCGCGCGACGGCGCGATCCGCCTCGATCGCCGGCACGTCTACATCCTGCCTACGGCCACCGGAGCCGGCTTTGCGTTGCTGCTGGTCGCCATGCTGATCACCGCGCTCAACTACAACGTCAGCCTCGGCTTTCTGCTGACCTTCCTGTTGGCGGGCGTGGTGGCATCGGCCATGTGGCAGACGCACCGCAACCTGGTCGACCTGGAGGTGCGCGGCGCGGCGGGCGAGCCCGTGTTCGCCGGCCGCGCGGTCAGCGTGAGCGTGGCGCTGGCGAACGCGACCGCGTGGGCGCGCGTGGGCGTGGAGACCGGCGCGCGCGACGCGGCACCGGGGGAGTCCTCGCTCGACGCGCACGACGGCACGGTGACGGCGCTGTCCTTCGGGGCACAGCCGCGCGGCTGGTTCCGCCTGCCGCGCCTGACCGTGTCGACGCGGTTTCCGCTCGGACTGTTCCGCGCCTGGAGCTATGCCGATGCGCCGCTGACACTGCTGGTCTACCCCGAGCCTGAGGCCGCCGTGCCGCCGCTGCCCGCCGCCTTCGTGCCCGACCCCGGCGAGGCGGACGATTCGCGCGTCGCCCGTCCCCGCGCCGAGGAGGCGGCCGATCAATTGCGCCCCTATCGCCCCGGCGATCCGCTGCGCAGCATCGCGTGGAAACACAGCGCGCGGCTCGACACGTGGCTTGCGCGCAGCGGCCAGCAGGCCCGTCACACGCAGTGCGTGCTGGCCTGGGATGCGCTGCCCCGTTCGATGGCGGTGGAGGCGCGCCTGTCACGCCTGTGCGCCTGGGTGCTGGCCGCTGAGCAGGCGCCGGCCGACGAAGCGCCCGAATACACGCTGGTCCTGCCCGGCCTTTCGATCGGCCCGGCGCGCGGTCCGGCGCACCGCGATGCCTGCCTGCGCGCGCTGGCGCTGTGGGGCCGGCCGCCGATGCCGGAAGAGGGGGCCGCATGAACGTCACCTTCGGTTCTGCGCGCGCGCTCACGCACCGCGAGCACGGCTGGCTGCTCGCGCTGCTCGCGCTGGTGCTGGCGCCGCTGCTGCGCGGCCTGCCGCTGGTGACGTGCAGCGTGTTCGGTGTGCTGCTGCTCTGGCGGACCTGGCTGTGGGTCCGCCGTGCGCCGCTGCCCAACAAATGGCTGCTCGGCATGATCGGCGTGGCGGTGCTGGGCATCACGCTGGCACTGGCGCTGCGCACCGGCGGCAACATCGGCCGCGACTTGTCGGTGGCGGTGCTGGGTGCCTTCCTGGTGCTCAAGCTGATGGAGTCGCACACCGTGCGCAACGGCATCCTGGTCACGCAGTTGTGCTGCTTCCTGCTGCTGTCGCAGACGCTGTTCGACCAGCCGCCCTGGATGGCGGCCACGCTGGTGGCCTCCGCCACACTGCTGCTCTATCACTGGATGCTGCTGCTGCATCCGCAGGCGCGCACCCGGCTGTCCGCGGCGCGGACGCTGCTGCGGCTGGTCTTGACGGGCCTGCCGTGCGCGGCCGTGCTGTTCCTGCTGTTCCCGCGCCTGGACCACCCGCTGTGGCGCCTGCCCCAAAGTACCGAAACCGCCACCAGCGGGCTCACCGATCGCATGGCGCCCGGCTCGATCGGCCAGTTGATCCTGTCGGACGATCTGGCCTTCCGCGCCGACTTCAACGGCGCGCCGCCGCCGCCCGAAGCGCGCTACTGGCGCGGCATCGTGCTGTGGCGATTCGACGGCCAGGCGTGGACGGCATCGGCATTCCGGCAGCGCGCCGAGCCTGCGGGCGTACCCAATTCTGCGGACGCACAGCGCGATGCCGGTCCGCTCGTCGAGTACAACATCACGCTCGAACCGACCCGCCGGCATTGGTTTTTCGCGCTGGATCGCGGTGTTTCCATCGACGCGCTGGACGGCCTGCGGCGCAGTATCGACGCGGAGTTTCTGAGCGTGCAGCCGCTGGACCAGCGCATTCGCTACCACGCGCGCTCGCGCCTGCCGGGGGTGGGCGCGAGCGCCGATGCGCAGGCGCTCGACCGGTTGACGGAGCAGTCGGCGCTGGTGCTGCCGCCGGGCAATCCGCAGGCCCGCGCGCTGGCCGCGCAGTGGGCCGGCCTGGCCCCGGCCGAGCGGGTGGCCGCGGCGCTGAAGCTGTTCAGCGGCGCGCCGTTCGCCTACACGCTTGAACCCGAGCCGCTGCGGGGCGAGCAGATCGACGATTTCCTCTTCCGCACCCGTCGCGGCTTCTGCGAGCACTACGCGGGCAGTTTTGTCTTCCTGATGCGCGCGGCGGGCGTGCCGGCGCGCGTGGTGGTCGGCTACCAGGGCGGTGAGGTCAATGCCGTCAGCGGTGATGTCATCGTGCGCCAGTCGGACGCGCATGCCTGGGCCGAGGTGTGGCTGCAAGGGCGCGGCTGGGTGCGCGTGGACCCGACCGCCGCCGTCGCGCCGCAGCGCGTGGCGCGCGGTCTGGCCGGCGCCGTGCCCGCCAGCGAATTCCGCTCGCGCCGCGTGGAAGAGCCTGCCTGGCTGCGCAGTGTGCGCTGGGGGCTGGACGGCCTGATCAGCGGCTGGAACCGCTGGGTGCTCGGCTACGACCGTGCCCGGCAGGCCAGGCTGTTCGCCTGGCTGGGGCTGGACGCGGCCGATCCGCGCGCGGTGCTGTGGGGCGTGTCGGCGCTGTTTCTGCTGGCAGCGCTGCCGCTGCTGTGGCAGCAGCGCCACCCCCGGCCGGACCCGGTGCAGGCGCAATGGCAGCGCGTGTGCGACCGGCTGGCGCGGCACGGCTGCGTGCGCGGCGCGGCGGAAGGGCCGATGGCCTATGCGGAACGTGCCGCCGCCCGGTTTCCGCAGGCGGCCGACGCATTGCGGGGCATCGCCGCCGGCTACGTCGCGCTGCGCTATGGCCGCGACGATGGCGACGCGCAGGCGAGGGCACGGCGGCTGGCGCAGTGGCGCAAGGACATCGGCGCTTTGCGCGTGCCCGGGTAGTCGGGCGCAAGGGACGTTCGGCAGGTGCGTGCGGGAGGGCCTGAACGACGCGCGCATCGCCGTGCCGGTGTGGCCTGTGTGACTGCATGCGGGTGCAGGCTGCCCGGCCCAGGCTGACGATCCGCTGATTGATACATACAGCGAATGGGTATCTCCCATTTGTCCTGCAATCCAGTGCAAACCGCGATCGGCGTTGCAAGATTTGCAACATAACCGCCCAGATGTTGGGTGCAGATAACCCAGGCCGTGCAATAACTGCACGCGCGTTTCCGCACCGGAGAAAATCGCTGCGGCGAGATGGCGCACCCTGAAGCCGATTTTAAGGACATATAAGGAAGACCAAAAATAGCCTGACTAGCACAGTGGAAACGTTTTTCATACCATCGACTGCGTAGCGCTTCCGCTGCACTGCAATGTCACAGCAAGCGCCCACCGACGGGCTCTGCAGGCCGCAGCGGCAAGCTGATTCCGCAGGAGCCTGACCCAATGTATCGACCGAAACGCATGCTCGTCGGCAATGTCGCGTGGGCGCATGAAATCGCCGAGCGTGATCCCCGTTTCTTTTCCCGCCTGGCGCAGGGACAGAAACCCCAGGTGTTATGGATCGGTTGCGCCGATAGCCGCGTGCCGGCCGAAACCATTACCCACTCCAACCCCGGCGATTTATTTGTCCATCGCAATATCGCCAATCTGGTCTGTCCGGCCGACGACAACACGATGAGCGTGCTGGAATATGCCGTGCGCGTCCTGAAGGTCGGGCACATCATCGTGTGCGGGCATGACGGCTGCGGCGGCGTGCGCGCCTCGCTGCTGCCGCAGTCCGATGCGCTGCCGCACGTGAACCGCCGCATCGCGCCGCTGTGCGCGCTGGCCGGCCGCCATCGCGCCGAGCTCGATGCGGTGCCCGACATGGACGACCGCGTGAACCGCCTGGCCGAGCTGAGCGTGCTCGAACAGGTGCGCTGGCTGCGGGAGAGCCCCATCGTGCGCGAGGCCGATCCCGCGCCGCGCGTGCACGGCTGGATCTTCGGCCTGGCAGACGGCCGCATCCGCGTGCTGGCTTCCGGCGAGCCCGGCGAGGCGCTGCCGGTCCACGGCAACATTCTCGTGCCGGACGAGGCCGCGGCCTAGCGTCCTGTGATCCCGTGCGGCTGCCTTGTGCGGCCGCGTGATACCCCGTTTCATCCGCTGTGTTCTGCGGGCGGCTTGTCCGCCCGTGGGCCGGCGTTCGCATGTCCCGCCCCCAACGAGTACACAACCCATGCAGACTCAAACGCAACCCGCTTCCGTCCCGCGCGACATGCTCGCGGGCACCATCGTCTTTCTTGTCGCCCTGCCGCTGTGCCTGGGCATTGCCAATGCGTCCGGCGTGGATCCGCTGGCCGGGCTGATGTCCGGCATGATCGGCGGGCTGGTGGTGGCGCTGCTCAGCGGCTCGCAGTTGAGCGTGAGCGGCCCGGCGGCCGGGCTGGTGGTCATCGTCGTGGACGGGATCGCCAAGCTGGGCGGCTTCTCCGCGTTCCTGATGGCGGTGCTGCTGTCCGGGGTGCTGCAGTTCGCTTTCGGCATGCTGCGGGCCGGGCGCTTTGCGGCCTATGTGCCTTCGTCCGTCATCAAGGGCATGCTGGCGGCCATCGGCCTGCTGCTGATCATCAAGCAGGTGCCGCTGGCGTTCGGTTTCGCGCGCGGTGATGCCGCAGCGGCCGTCGGCGCGCTGGTCACGCCGTTCGGCACCGTGTCGCCGGCGGCAATGGCGGTGACGGCGCTGTCCGTCGCCGTGCTGACCGGTTGGGAGACCCGCGCGCTGCGCCGGTTCCTGCTGGTGCGGGCGCTGCCGGCGCCGCTGGTGGTGGTGGCGCTCGGCATCGGCGTGACGCTGCTGCTCGATGCGGTTGCGCCCGGCTTCGCGCCGCCCGTCGAGCACCGGGTCGGGCTGCCGTCGCTGGCATCGTTCGGGGCGCTGTTCGATGCGCTGCAGTCGCCGTCGCTCGATGCGCTGACCAACCCCGATGTCTGGCAATTGGCGGTGGCGCTGGCCATCGTGGCCAGCCTGGAGACGCTGCTGAGCCTGGAAGCCGTCGAGCAGATCGACCCCAAGAAGCGCACCGCGCCCGCGGACCGCGAACTGAAGGCCCAGGGGATCGGCAACATGATGGCGGGCGCGT
The nucleotide sequence above comes from Ralstonia solanacearum K60. Encoded proteins:
- a CDS encoding transglutaminase TgpA family protein codes for the protein MNVTFGSARALTHREHGWLLALLALVLAPLLRGLPLVTCSVFGVLLLWRTWLWVRRAPLPNKWLLGMIGVAVLGITLALALRTGGNIGRDLSVAVLGAFLVLKLMESHTVRNGILVTQLCCFLLLSQTLFDQPPWMAATLVASATLLLYHWMLLLHPQARTRLSAARTLLRLVLTGLPCAAVLFLLFPRLDHPLWRLPQSTETATSGLTDRMAPGSIGQLILSDDLAFRADFNGAPPPPEARYWRGIVLWRFDGQAWTASAFRQRAEPAGVPNSADAQRDAGPLVEYNITLEPTRRHWFFALDRGVSIDALDGLRRSIDAEFLSVQPLDQRIRYHARSRLPGVGASADAQALDRLTEQSALVLPPGNPQARALAAQWAGLAPAERVAAALKLFSGAPFAYTLEPEPLRGEQIDDFLFRTRRGFCEHYAGSFVFLMRAAGVPARVVVGYQGGEVNAVSGDVIVRQSDAHAWAEVWLQGRGWVRVDPTAAVAPQRVARGLAGAVPASEFRSRRVEEPAWLRSVRWGLDGLISGWNRWVLGYDRARQARLFAWLGLDAADPRAVLWGVSALFLLAALPLLWQQRHPRPDPVQAQWQRVCDRLARHGCVRGAAEGPMAYAERAAARFPQAADALRGIAAGYVALRYGRDDGDAQARARRLAQWRKDIGALRVPG
- a CDS encoding DUF58 domain-containing protein; its protein translation is MPLLSALLRALPGLRFVRERVQRFLSRPRRPRDGAIRLDRRHVYILPTATGAGFALLLVAMLITALNYNVSLGFLLTFLLAGVVASAMWQTHRNLVDLEVRGAAGEPVFAGRAVSVSVALANATAWARVGVETGARDAAPGESSLDAHDGTVTALSFGAQPRGWFRLPRLTVSTRFPLGLFRAWSYADAPLTLLVYPEPEAAVPPLPAAFVPDPGEADDSRVARPRAEEAADQLRPYRPGDPLRSIAWKHSARLDTWLARSGQQARHTQCVLAWDALPRSMAVEARLSRLCAWVLAAEQAPADEAPEYTLVLPGLSIGPARGPAHRDACLRALALWGRPPMPEEGAA
- a CDS encoding carbonic anhydrase → MYRPKRMLVGNVAWAHEIAERDPRFFSRLAQGQKPQVLWIGCADSRVPAETITHSNPGDLFVHRNIANLVCPADDNTMSVLEYAVRVLKVGHIIVCGHDGCGGVRASLLPQSDALPHVNRRIAPLCALAGRHRAELDAVPDMDDRVNRLAELSVLEQVRWLRESPIVREADPAPRVHGWIFGLADGRIRVLASGEPGEALPVHGNILVPDEAAA
- a CDS encoding AAA family ATPase, translating into MTSPHSALSSLRPTPAAPAQPLSLPAALSQAQRALDRIVLGKPLQIRLALACLLARGHLLLEDLPGVGKTTLAHALARTLGLQYQRVQFTSDLLPADLIGVSIYLKEKGAFEFHPGPLFAQVVLADEINRATPKAQSALLEAMAEGQVTHDGATYPLPEPFFVIATQNPLNQIGTHPLPESQLDRFTMRLSLGYPDQRSERALYLGGGAAQDIEPALTAAQVVALQAATDAVHVAPALVDYVLALVNATRTDAQVQMGLSPRAGLALLAAARAWALIDGRDAVLPEDVQAVFNAVAAHRLLPTGGTLSATALAQRLLDTVAIP
- a CDS encoding SulP family inorganic anion transporter, encoding MQTQTQPASVPRDMLAGTIVFLVALPLCLGIANASGVDPLAGLMSGMIGGLVVALLSGSQLSVSGPAAGLVVIVVDGIAKLGGFSAFLMAVLLSGVLQFAFGMLRAGRFAAYVPSSVIKGMLAAIGLLLIIKQVPLAFGFARGDAAAAVGALVTPFGTVSPAAMAVTALSVAVLTGWETRALRRFLLVRALPAPLVVVALGIGVTLLLDAVAPGFAPPVEHRVGLPSLASFGALFDALQSPSLDALTNPDVWQLAVALAIVASLETLLSLEAVEQIDPKKRTAPADRELKAQGIGNMMAGAFGALPITSVIVRSSANVQAGAQSRWSAVMHGALLLASVFTLTSIVNLIPLACLATILIFTGFKLAKPSLFVSVARQGKERFAPFMVTIVGVLLTDLLIGILMGIALSIALAIRANLRRSIVMARHHDHVLLSFRKDVSFMSKVPLKRCLAQVPDYTTLIIDASRADYIDPDVRELVERFIEDAPSRGILIERHHFDPVAPQPAQASKPSKLRFSRCATR
- a CDS encoding TetR/AcrR family transcriptional regulator, with protein sequence MAARGPRALSSTDNPGATTSRRISGEAAQASLLEAARELFYYEGVRAVGVEAVVERAGVNKMSLYRQFKSKDDLVLAYLARSDENFWGYFNASMDAHPGDARAQLLQFFIDLSGRAGAAGYRGCPFVNVAAEFPDPSHPARQFVERNKSQLLARLRERAAAAGATDPDALADDLAFLIEGAYAASQTFGAGAPRLLRSLPRTAAALLDAAIPARQAA